One window from the genome of Carcharodon carcharias isolate sCarCar2 chromosome 9, sCarCar2.pri, whole genome shotgun sequence encodes:
- the LOC121282095 gene encoding terminal nucleotidyltransferase 5C-like, with amino-acid sequence MDESLDCRFNNLNWEQIQSLDQVLTEVIPIHGRGNFPTLEIKPKDIIHIVEDRLEQNGITVHDIRLNGSTASHILVKQNGTSYKDLDIIFRVELPGEEEFQVVKGVVLDCLLDFLPQGVNKEKITGLTLKEAYVQKMVKVSNDYDRWSLISLSNNSGKNVELKFVNSLRRQFEFSVDSFQIILDSLLPLFCCQEDAMSKESHPTVIAESMYGNFEEAMDHLRYKLIATRNPEEIRGGGLLKYSNLLVREFKPASDTEIKGLERYMCSRFFIDFPDVSEQQRKIESYLRNHFIGEEKSKYDYLMTLRQVVNESTVCLMGHERRQTLNMITLLALRVLGEQNIIPNAANVTCYYQPAPYVSDRSFSNYYISHGQTHLVYQPYPLHINMQTGLV; translated from the coding sequence ATGGATGAGAGTCTTGACTGCAGATTCAACAACCTTAACTGGGAACAGATTCAGAGCTTGGATCAAGTCTTAACAGAAGTGATACCTATTCATGGAAGAGGCAATTTCCCTACGCTGGAAATAAAGCCAAAAGACATAATTCATATCGTGGAGGATCGCCTGGAACAGAATGGGATTACGGTCCATGACATTCGTCTCAATGGCTCAACAGCAAGTCACATCCTTGTGAAGCAAAATGGAACAAGCTACAAAGACCTTGACATTATCTTTAGAGTAGAGTTGCCTGGAGAGGAAGAGTTCCAGGTGGTAAAGGGGGTGGTATTGGATTGTCTTCTGGACTTTCTACCACAAGgtgtaaataaagaaaaaatcaCAGGACTGACTTTGAAAGAGGCCTATGTTCAGAAAATGGTTAAAGTTTCTAATGATTACGATCGGTGGAGTCTCATCTCCTTGTCCAACAACAGTGGGAAAAATGTTGAGCTAAAGTTTGTTAATTCATTACGGCGACAGTTTGAATTTAGCGTAGACTCTTTCCAAATAATTCTGGACTCACTGTTACCTCTTTTCTGTTGTCAAGAGGATGCAATGTCAAAGGAGTCCCATCCAACTGTCATAGCGGAGAGCATGTATGGAAACTTTGAAGAAGCAATGGATCATCTGAGGTACAAACTGATTGCCACAAGAAACCCTGAAGAGATTCGAGGTGGTGGCTTGCTTAAATACAGCAATCTCTTGGTTCGAGAATTTAAACCAGCATCTGATACAGAAATCAAAGGCTTAGAGCGCTACATGTGCTCAAGGTTTTTTATTGACTTCCCAGATGTATCTGAGCAGCAAAGGAAGATTGAATCCTACTTACGGAACCATTTCATTGGTGAAGAGAAAAGCAAGTATGATTACTTGATGACACTGCGCCAAGTTGTGAATGAAAGCACAGTCTGTTTAATGGGACACGAGAGAAGGCAGACTTTGAACATGATCACCCTTCTGGCTCTGAGAGTACTAGGTGAACAGAATATCATTCCAAATGCTGCCAATGTCACCTGCTACTATCAACCTGCTCCTTATGTCAGTGATCGCAGCTTTAGCAATTACTACATATCACATGGACAAACACATCTTGTGTATCAACCCTATCCACTACACATCAATATGCAGACTGGTCTGGTTTAG